In Juglans regia cultivar Chandler chromosome 13, Walnut 2.0, whole genome shotgun sequence, the following proteins share a genomic window:
- the LOC109010219 gene encoding F-box/kelch-repeat protein At5g60570-like isoform X2, translated as MECHPKASVSFRDQESLKMSWTTSCLKMVFRYSLEEPTGKMEGAGPEAPATAGVQGCGVKQLPKSYDQEYGYLQKDLLLTNSLLARHNDSKDVEKCLLEKKVHIPNFECMILKKIKPTIIASSGEKCDGQESDDSFLPGLTDDAALDVLAWSNRSYYPNLACLNKKFKSLIESGDLYKLRRGLGVVEHWVYLACILMPWEAFDPVRERWMRLPRMPCDECFTYADKESLAVGTELLVFGRELSGFAIWMYSLLTRDWSRCHLMNWPRCLFGSSSLGEVAIVAGGSDKNGHILKAAELYNSELGTWQALADMNVPRKLCSGFFMDGKFYVIGGMSSHTNRLTCGEEYDMEMGTWRRIQNMYPVSGVGREPAMCSPPLVAVVNNQLYSADQATNEVKKYDKINNSWTVVKRLPVRADSSNGWGLAFKACGNSLLVIGGHRGPEGEVIVLHSWEPKHGNQDWRILSVRERAGAFVYNCASSSVNGTYSLICQLQKQA; from the exons ATGGAATGTCATCCAAAAGCATCCGTTTCGTTTAGAGACCAGGAATCTTTAAAga TGTCCTGGACCACAAGTTGTTTAAAAATGGTGTTCAGATATTCTCTTGAGGAACCAACTGGGAAAATGGAAGGAGCAGGTCCTGAAGCACCAGCCACAGCTGGTGTGCAGGGTTGTGGTGTAAAACAGCTTCCCAAATCCTATGATCAAGAGTATGGGTACTTACAGAAGGATTTGTTGTTGACAAATTCTCTATTGGCTAGACATAATGACTCGAAAGATGTTGAGAAATGCTTGCTGGAAAAGAAGGTGCATATTCCTAATTTTGAGTGCATGATACTGAAGAAAATCAAGCCAACGATCATAGCAAGTTCTGGGGAGAAGTGTGATGGTCAGGAATCAGATGATAGCTTCCTACCAGGTCTCACTGATGATGCAGCATTAGATGTGTTGGCCTGGAGCAATAGATCATACTACCCAAATCTGGCCTGTTTGAACAAAAAATTCAAGTCCTTGATTGAGAGTGGAGATTTATACAAATTGAGGCGAGGACTTGGTGTGGTTGAGCACTGGGTTTATCTTGCCTGTATACTGATGCCATGGGAAGCATTTGATCCTgttagagagagatggatgagATTGCCCAGGATGCCTTGTGATGAATGTTTTACTTATGCAGACAAGGAGTCTCTTGCTGTAGGGACTGAGCTACTTGTCTTTGGCCGCGAGTTATCAGGATTTGCAATTTGGATGTATAGCTTGCTTACTCGGGATTGGTCAAGATGCCATCTAATGAACTGGCCCCGCTGTCTGTTTGGCTCAAGCAGCCTTGGGGAAGTTGCTATTGTAGCTGGGGGGAGCGACAAGAATGGTCATATTCTAAAAGCTGCTGAGCTTTACAATTCTGAACTGGGCACCTGGCAAGCTTTGGCAGATATGAATGTCCCTCGCAAACTGTGTTCGGGCTTCTTTATGGATGGGAAGTTTTATGTGATTGGGGGAATGTCAAGCCATACGAATCGTTTAACTTGTGGTGAAGAGTATGACATGGAAATGGGAACATGGAGAAGAATACAGAACATGTATCCAGTTTCTGGTGTGGGGAGAGAGCCAGCTATGTGTTCCCCTCCTCTGGTAGCTGTTGTAAATAATCAGCTTTATTCTGCTGATCAAGCAACAAATGAAGTCAAGAAATATGACAAGATCAATAACTCATGGACAGTTGTGAAGAGGTTGCCAGTTAGGGCTGACTCATCCAATGGTTGGGGCCTAGCATTTAAGGCATGTGGAAACAGCTTGTTAGTGATCGGAGGACATAGAGGACCTGAAGGGGAAGTTATTGTGCTCCACTCTTGGGAACCAAAGCATGGAAACCAAGACTGGCGCATCCTTTCTGTCAGGGAGCGAGCAGGTGCTTTTGTCTACAACTGCGCG TCTTCTTCTGTCAATGGCACTTATTCATTGATCTGCCAGCTTCAAAAACAAGCATAA
- the LOC109010219 gene encoding F-box/kelch-repeat protein At5g60570-like isoform X4: MVFRYSLEEPTGKMEGAGPEAPATAGVQGCGVKQLPKSYDQEYGYLQKDLLLTNSLLARHNDSKDVEKCLLEKKVHIPNFECMILKKIKPTIIASSGEKCDGQESDDSFLPGLTDDAALDVLAWSNRSYYPNLACLNKKFKSLIESGDLYKLRRGLGVVEHWVYLACILMPWEAFDPVRERWMRLPRMPCDECFTYADKESLAVGTELLVFGRELSGFAIWMYSLLTRDWSRCHLMNWPRCLFGSSSLGEVAIVAGGSDKNGHILKAAELYNSELGTWQALADMNVPRKLCSGFFMDGKFYVIGGMSSHTNRLTCGEEYDMEMGTWRRIQNMYPVSGVGREPAMCSPPLVAVVNNQLYSADQATNEVKKYDKINNSWTVVKRLPVRADSSNGWGLAFKACGNSLLVIGGHRGPEGEVIVLHSWEPKHGNQDWRILSVRERAGAFVYNCAVLTHVPMSLFTSCISLMSIINKNNKG; the protein is encoded by the exons ATGGTGTTCAGATATTCTCTTGAGGAACCAACTGGGAAAATGGAAGGAGCAGGTCCTGAAGCACCAGCCACAGCTGGTGTGCAGGGTTGTGGTGTAAAACAGCTTCCCAAATCCTATGATCAAGAGTATGGGTACTTACAGAAGGATTTGTTGTTGACAAATTCTCTATTGGCTAGACATAATGACTCGAAAGATGTTGAGAAATGCTTGCTGGAAAAGAAGGTGCATATTCCTAATTTTGAGTGCATGATACTGAAGAAAATCAAGCCAACGATCATAGCAAGTTCTGGGGAGAAGTGTGATGGTCAGGAATCAGATGATAGCTTCCTACCAGGTCTCACTGATGATGCAGCATTAGATGTGTTGGCCTGGAGCAATAGATCATACTACCCAAATCTGGCCTGTTTGAACAAAAAATTCAAGTCCTTGATTGAGAGTGGAGATTTATACAAATTGAGGCGAGGACTTGGTGTGGTTGAGCACTGGGTTTATCTTGCCTGTATACTGATGCCATGGGAAGCATTTGATCCTgttagagagagatggatgagATTGCCCAGGATGCCTTGTGATGAATGTTTTACTTATGCAGACAAGGAGTCTCTTGCTGTAGGGACTGAGCTACTTGTCTTTGGCCGCGAGTTATCAGGATTTGCAATTTGGATGTATAGCTTGCTTACTCGGGATTGGTCAAGATGCCATCTAATGAACTGGCCCCGCTGTCTGTTTGGCTCAAGCAGCCTTGGGGAAGTTGCTATTGTAGCTGGGGGGAGCGACAAGAATGGTCATATTCTAAAAGCTGCTGAGCTTTACAATTCTGAACTGGGCACCTGGCAAGCTTTGGCAGATATGAATGTCCCTCGCAAACTGTGTTCGGGCTTCTTTATGGATGGGAAGTTTTATGTGATTGGGGGAATGTCAAGCCATACGAATCGTTTAACTTGTGGTGAAGAGTATGACATGGAAATGGGAACATGGAGAAGAATACAGAACATGTATCCAGTTTCTGGTGTGGGGAGAGAGCCAGCTATGTGTTCCCCTCCTCTGGTAGCTGTTGTAAATAATCAGCTTTATTCTGCTGATCAAGCAACAAATGAAGTCAAGAAATATGACAAGATCAATAACTCATGGACAGTTGTGAAGAGGTTGCCAGTTAGGGCTGACTCATCCAATGGTTGGGGCCTAGCATTTAAGGCATGTGGAAACAGCTTGTTAGTGATCGGAGGACATAGAGGACCTGAAGGGGAAGTTATTGTGCTCCACTCTTGGGAACCAAAGCATGGAAACCAAGACTGGCGCATCCTTTCTGTCAGGGAGCGAGCAGGTGCTTTTGTCTACAACTGCGCG GTGTTAACTCATGTACCTATGTCGCTTTTCACCTCGTGCATAAGTTTAATgtcaattattaataaaaacaacaaaggATAG
- the LOC109010219 gene encoding F-box/kelch-repeat protein At5g60570-like isoform X3: protein MECHPKASVSFRDQESLKMSWTTSCLKMVFRYSLEEPTGKMEGAGPEAPATAGVQGCGVKQLPKSYDQEYGYLQKDLLLTNSLLARHNDSKDVEKCLLEKKVHIPNFECMILKKIKPTIIASSGEKCDGQESDDSFLPGLTDDAALDVLAWSNRSYYPNLACLNKKFKSLIESGDLYKLRRGLGVVEHWVYLACILMPWEAFDPVRERWMRLPRMPCDECFTYADKESLAVGTELLVFGRELSGFAIWMYSLLTRDWSRCHLMNWPRCLFGSSSLGEVAIVAGGSDKNGHILKAAELYNSELGTWQALADMNVPRKLCSGFFMDGKFYVIGGMSSHTNRLTCGEEYDMEMGTWRRIQNMYPVSGVGREPAMCSPPLVAVVNNQLYSADQATNEVKKYDKINNSWTVVKRLPVRADSSNGWGLAFKACGNSLLVIGGHRGPEGEVIVLHSWEPKHGNQDWRILSVRERAGAFVYNCAVMGC from the exons ATGGAATGTCATCCAAAAGCATCCGTTTCGTTTAGAGACCAGGAATCTTTAAAga TGTCCTGGACCACAAGTTGTTTAAAAATGGTGTTCAGATATTCTCTTGAGGAACCAACTGGGAAAATGGAAGGAGCAGGTCCTGAAGCACCAGCCACAGCTGGTGTGCAGGGTTGTGGTGTAAAACAGCTTCCCAAATCCTATGATCAAGAGTATGGGTACTTACAGAAGGATTTGTTGTTGACAAATTCTCTATTGGCTAGACATAATGACTCGAAAGATGTTGAGAAATGCTTGCTGGAAAAGAAGGTGCATATTCCTAATTTTGAGTGCATGATACTGAAGAAAATCAAGCCAACGATCATAGCAAGTTCTGGGGAGAAGTGTGATGGTCAGGAATCAGATGATAGCTTCCTACCAGGTCTCACTGATGATGCAGCATTAGATGTGTTGGCCTGGAGCAATAGATCATACTACCCAAATCTGGCCTGTTTGAACAAAAAATTCAAGTCCTTGATTGAGAGTGGAGATTTATACAAATTGAGGCGAGGACTTGGTGTGGTTGAGCACTGGGTTTATCTTGCCTGTATACTGATGCCATGGGAAGCATTTGATCCTgttagagagagatggatgagATTGCCCAGGATGCCTTGTGATGAATGTTTTACTTATGCAGACAAGGAGTCTCTTGCTGTAGGGACTGAGCTACTTGTCTTTGGCCGCGAGTTATCAGGATTTGCAATTTGGATGTATAGCTTGCTTACTCGGGATTGGTCAAGATGCCATCTAATGAACTGGCCCCGCTGTCTGTTTGGCTCAAGCAGCCTTGGGGAAGTTGCTATTGTAGCTGGGGGGAGCGACAAGAATGGTCATATTCTAAAAGCTGCTGAGCTTTACAATTCTGAACTGGGCACCTGGCAAGCTTTGGCAGATATGAATGTCCCTCGCAAACTGTGTTCGGGCTTCTTTATGGATGGGAAGTTTTATGTGATTGGGGGAATGTCAAGCCATACGAATCGTTTAACTTGTGGTGAAGAGTATGACATGGAAATGGGAACATGGAGAAGAATACAGAACATGTATCCAGTTTCTGGTGTGGGGAGAGAGCCAGCTATGTGTTCCCCTCCTCTGGTAGCTGTTGTAAATAATCAGCTTTATTCTGCTGATCAAGCAACAAATGAAGTCAAGAAATATGACAAGATCAATAACTCATGGACAGTTGTGAAGAGGTTGCCAGTTAGGGCTGACTCATCCAATGGTTGGGGCCTAGCATTTAAGGCATGTGGAAACAGCTTGTTAGTGATCGGAGGACATAGAGGACCTGAAGGGGAAGTTATTGTGCTCCACTCTTGGGAACCAAAGCATGGAAACCAAGACTGGCGCATCCTTTCTGTCAGGGAGCGAGCAGGTGCTTTTGTCTACAACTGCGCGGTAATGGGCTGTTAA
- the LOC109010219 gene encoding F-box/kelch-repeat protein At5g60570-like isoform X1: MECHPKASVSFRDQESLKMSWTTSCLKMVFRYSLEEPTGKMEGAGPEAPATAGVQGCGVKQLPKSYDQEYGYLQKDLLLTNSLLARHNDSKDVEKCLLEKKVHIPNFECMILKKIKPTIIASSGEKCDGQESDDSFLPGLTDDAALDVLAWSNRSYYPNLACLNKKFKSLIESGDLYKLRRGLGVVEHWVYLACILMPWEAFDPVRERWMRLPRMPCDECFTYADKESLAVGTELLVFGRELSGFAIWMYSLLTRDWSRCHLMNWPRCLFGSSSLGEVAIVAGGSDKNGHILKAAELYNSELGTWQALADMNVPRKLCSGFFMDGKFYVIGGMSSHTNRLTCGEEYDMEMGTWRRIQNMYPVSGVGREPAMCSPPLVAVVNNQLYSADQATNEVKKYDKINNSWTVVKRLPVRADSSNGWGLAFKACGNSLLVIGGHRGPEGEVIVLHSWEPKHGNQDWRILSVRERAGAFVYNCAVLTHVPMSLFTSCISLMSIINKNNKG; encoded by the exons ATGGAATGTCATCCAAAAGCATCCGTTTCGTTTAGAGACCAGGAATCTTTAAAga TGTCCTGGACCACAAGTTGTTTAAAAATGGTGTTCAGATATTCTCTTGAGGAACCAACTGGGAAAATGGAAGGAGCAGGTCCTGAAGCACCAGCCACAGCTGGTGTGCAGGGTTGTGGTGTAAAACAGCTTCCCAAATCCTATGATCAAGAGTATGGGTACTTACAGAAGGATTTGTTGTTGACAAATTCTCTATTGGCTAGACATAATGACTCGAAAGATGTTGAGAAATGCTTGCTGGAAAAGAAGGTGCATATTCCTAATTTTGAGTGCATGATACTGAAGAAAATCAAGCCAACGATCATAGCAAGTTCTGGGGAGAAGTGTGATGGTCAGGAATCAGATGATAGCTTCCTACCAGGTCTCACTGATGATGCAGCATTAGATGTGTTGGCCTGGAGCAATAGATCATACTACCCAAATCTGGCCTGTTTGAACAAAAAATTCAAGTCCTTGATTGAGAGTGGAGATTTATACAAATTGAGGCGAGGACTTGGTGTGGTTGAGCACTGGGTTTATCTTGCCTGTATACTGATGCCATGGGAAGCATTTGATCCTgttagagagagatggatgagATTGCCCAGGATGCCTTGTGATGAATGTTTTACTTATGCAGACAAGGAGTCTCTTGCTGTAGGGACTGAGCTACTTGTCTTTGGCCGCGAGTTATCAGGATTTGCAATTTGGATGTATAGCTTGCTTACTCGGGATTGGTCAAGATGCCATCTAATGAACTGGCCCCGCTGTCTGTTTGGCTCAAGCAGCCTTGGGGAAGTTGCTATTGTAGCTGGGGGGAGCGACAAGAATGGTCATATTCTAAAAGCTGCTGAGCTTTACAATTCTGAACTGGGCACCTGGCAAGCTTTGGCAGATATGAATGTCCCTCGCAAACTGTGTTCGGGCTTCTTTATGGATGGGAAGTTTTATGTGATTGGGGGAATGTCAAGCCATACGAATCGTTTAACTTGTGGTGAAGAGTATGACATGGAAATGGGAACATGGAGAAGAATACAGAACATGTATCCAGTTTCTGGTGTGGGGAGAGAGCCAGCTATGTGTTCCCCTCCTCTGGTAGCTGTTGTAAATAATCAGCTTTATTCTGCTGATCAAGCAACAAATGAAGTCAAGAAATATGACAAGATCAATAACTCATGGACAGTTGTGAAGAGGTTGCCAGTTAGGGCTGACTCATCCAATGGTTGGGGCCTAGCATTTAAGGCATGTGGAAACAGCTTGTTAGTGATCGGAGGACATAGAGGACCTGAAGGGGAAGTTATTGTGCTCCACTCTTGGGAACCAAAGCATGGAAACCAAGACTGGCGCATCCTTTCTGTCAGGGAGCGAGCAGGTGCTTTTGTCTACAACTGCGCG GTGTTAACTCATGTACCTATGTCGCTTTTCACCTCGTGCATAAGTTTAATgtcaattattaataaaaacaacaaaggATAG